From Deltaproteobacteria bacterium:
TGTTCGTGTCATGCTTTACTTGGATCTGTGTGCCCTTTTGGATTGCAGTTGCGGGTTTTTTTGTCATTTGTTTTCGCCTAAATCCCTTCGTTCTGGAGCGAAGGCTTCCGCTTAGGTCCCGGGGTAAGGAGTTAGAGAAGCGCCATGCCGTAGTAATGCCAGTGTACAACGAGTCATCGGCTTTGGTGTTTGGCGCAATGGCTGCTATGTATGACGAGCTTAAGGATTTAACAGAACTCGCTGCTAGTGAGCATTTTGACTTTTTTGTCCTAAGCGATACGCGCGATGCGGACCTAGTAGCCCATGAGTCTTCGCTATGCAAGATGCTAAGAGGAGAAGGTCGTCATAACTTTTATTATCGCCATCGACAGAACAATGTTGGCAGAAAGGCGGGGAATATAGAGGATTTTGTGGAGCGCTGGGGCGCTAATTACGAGTCGATGATCGTGCTAGATGCGGATAGCGTCATGTCTGGGAAAGTCATTGTAGAGCTTGCCTCATTGCTCGAGGCCAATCCCCAAGCAGCGCTATTACAGACCAGTCCCAAGGTAATATTTGCTAAGACTCTTTTTGGCCGGCTAATTCAGTTTACCTCGCGACTATACGGCACGTTGTTTTCTTACGGGGCAGCTTTTTGGCACGGTTCTAATTCAAATTACTGGGGGCACAATGCAATTATTCGCATTGAACCATTCCGCCGTCACTGTGGCTTGGGTGAGCTACCGGGTCGCGCTCCTTTCGGGGGGCAGATTCTTAGCCATGATTTTGTTGAAGCCGCATTGCTCCACTCCGCCGGTTGGGGCGTATACTTAATTCCTTGGTTGGCTGAATCTTTTGAGCAAGTTCCGCCGACTCCTTTAGAATATCTACAGCGAGATAAGCGATGGTCGCAAGGAAATATTCAGCACCTTAAACTTTTGTTTCGCCCGGAGCTGCTCGTATCTAGTAGAACATTCTTTGTTTTGGGTGCGCTTGCTTACATTAGTTCGCCGCTATGGCTATTGCTGCTGCTTTCCTCTAGTTT
This genomic window contains:
- the mdoH gene encoding glucans biosynthesis glucosyltransferase MdoH; this encodes MNEIITRGRSVFFWCLVVASSAWMASRMSYILQGVDISWLQAPIFLLFVSCFTWICVPFWIAVAGFFVICFRLNPFVLERRLPLRSRGKELEKRHAVVMPVYNESSALVFGAMAAMYDELKDLTELAASEHFDFFVLSDTRDADLVAHESSLCKMLRGEGRHNFYYRHRQNNVGRKAGNIEDFVERWGANYESMIVLDADSVMSGKVIVELASLLEANPQAALLQTSPKVIFAKTLFGRLIQFTSRLYGTLFSYGAAFWHGSNSNYWGHNAIIRIEPFRRHCGLGELPGRAPFGGQILSHDFVEAALLHSAGWGVYLIPWLAESFEQVPPTPLEYLQRDKRWSQGNIQHLKLLFRPELLVSSRTFFVLGALAYISSPLWLLLLLSSSLDAILEALLVHEYFPSEHQLFPTWPISRGEDALYLFLLTVLVLFGPKVGALFLNLKSRISRLSFGSVSNILFSALAETLFFTLFAPTMMMFHSWFVVNTLLGRTVTWDVQQRDSLGLSFPLALSRSGWIGLVGLSWAITLGLISPTELVWIAPILLGMLLSPILIWAVSSPYLGELSKRYGLLLVPEEISPPGILAKVHSNQLRLQDLNFAAVVVEDYTPMELRAEMPTNPLFVN